The DNA region GGCCCAGCCCGGTCCAAAAGTTTGATAAATATCTGAGGTAGCAAGATCACCCTTCATCaccaaactaactaaataaacatttaaatatcTAAGTAGATTTGTGTATATAGTAATCCATCCATCCCAAACACTATAGTCTGATTAAAAACGCAAATCGAAAGATTCACTTATGTAATAAATTCCCAATCATAACATAATATTCCAGAAGCCCCAAAAACCAACAACAAAGCAGAACCGAATAGCCGACCCGACCCGACTCACTCGGAGCGGTTGGCATACCTCTCGACCTTGGCATCATTGAGGTTAATCCCCACCATGGCCTCCCCGAGCCCGCAGCTCAcctccgccaccaccgccgcgtCGTTGTAGTGCGTCACCGCCTGCACGATCGCCCTCGCCCTCCGCGCCGGATCCCCACTCTTGAACACCCCGGACCCGACGAACACCCCGTCGCACCCCAGCTGCATCATCAGCGCCGCGTCGGCCGGCGTCGCCACCCCTCCGGCGGCGAACTGCACCACCGGCAGCCTCCCGAGCTGCTTCGTCTGCATCACCAGGTCGTACGGCGCCCCGATCTTCTTCGCGAAGGAGAACACCTCGTCGTCGTCCATGTTCCTCAGCACGCGGATCTCCCCCATCACCGACCGCACGTGGCGCACCGCCTCCACCACGTTCCCCGTCCCCGCCTCGCCCTTGGTGCGGATCATGGCCGCGCCCTCGCGGATCCGCCGGAGCGCCTCGCCGAGGTTGCGGCAGCCGCACACGAACGGGATGCGGAAGTTGTGCTTGTTGATGTGG from Salvia splendens isolate huo1 chromosome 9, SspV2, whole genome shotgun sequence includes:
- the LOC121749762 gene encoding probable pyridoxal 5'-phosphate synthase subunit PDX1, encoding MAGTGVVTVYGNGGIAETTKQSPFSVKVGLAQMLRGGVIMDVVNAEQARIAEEAGACAVMALERVPADIRAQGGVARMSDPQLIKEIKQAVTIPVMAKARIGHFVEAQILESIGIDYVDESEVLTVADEDNHINKHNFRIPFVCGCRNLGEALRRIREGAAMIRTKGEAGTGNVVEAVRHVRSVMGEIRVLRNMDDDEVFSFAKKIGAPYDLVMQTKQLGRLPVVQFAAGGVATPADAALMMQLGCDGVFVGSGVFKSGDPARRARAIVQAVTHYNDAAVVAEVSCGLGEAMVGINLNDAKVERYANRSE